Proteins encoded within one genomic window of Nitrospirota bacterium:
- the eno gene encoding phosphopyruvate hydratase, translating into MSKIEVVHARQIMDSRGNPTVEVDVILESGAAGRAAVPSGASTGEREAVELRDGDKSKYLGKGVLKAVDNVNKILAAKVIGEEAINQSQVDRIMIEADATHNKSKLGANAILGVSLAVAKAAAEECDLPLYKYIGGVNAKELPVPMLNIINGGAHADNNVDIQEFMIMPIGAPSFAEALRNSAEVFHTLKKILHDKGLSTAVGDEGGFAPNLKSNEDALAIIVEAISKAGYKPGTDFYLALDVASSELYKDGKYDFAGEGKTFTKAEMVEYYAKLCDKYPIISIEDGCSENDWEGWKMLTDKLAKKIQLVGDDLFVTNPSIFKEGIEKGIANSILVKVNQIGSLTETLDAVEMAKRAKYTAVISHRSGETEDTTIADIAVALNAGQIKTGSTSRSDRIAKYNRLLRIEEELGSMAIYKGRNTYYNLK; encoded by the coding sequence ATGTCAAAAATTGAAGTAGTACACGCCAGACAGATAATGGACTCAAGGGGAAACCCAACAGTAGAGGTGGATGTTATACTGGAAAGCGGAGCAGCGGGACGGGCTGCAGTGCCAAGTGGCGCTTCAACCGGAGAGAGGGAGGCTGTAGAGTTAAGAGACGGTGATAAGAGCAAGTACCTGGGTAAGGGAGTCCTTAAGGCCGTTGACAATGTTAATAAAATATTGGCAGCTAAAGTGATAGGTGAGGAGGCGATAAATCAGTCTCAGGTTGACAGGATAATGATTGAGGCTGATGCAACGCACAATAAGTCCAAACTAGGAGCAAACGCAATCCTTGGCGTATCTTTAGCTGTAGCAAAGGCAGCGGCTGAGGAGTGTGACCTTCCCCTTTACAAGTACATCGGCGGTGTAAATGCCAAAGAGCTTCCGGTTCCCATGTTAAACATAATAAATGGCGGCGCACATGCTGACAATAACGTGGATATTCAGGAGTTTATGATAATGCCGATAGGGGCACCCTCTTTTGCAGAAGCACTAAGGAACTCCGCAGAGGTTTTCCACACTCTTAAGAAAATCCTTCATGACAAAGGTCTTTCCACTGCAGTAGGCGATGAGGGCGGATTTGCCCCCAATCTTAAGTCAAACGAGGATGCTCTTGCTATTATTGTTGAGGCCATATCAAAGGCTGGTTACAAGCCCGGCACTGACTTCTATCTGGCTCTGGATGTTGCTTCCTCAGAGCTCTACAAAGACGGTAAGTATGATTTTGCCGGCGAGGGTAAGACCTTTACTAAAGCCGAGATGGTTGAGTACTATGCAAAACTCTGTGACAAATACCCGATAATTTCAATAGAAGACGGCTGCAGCGAAAACGATTGGGAAGGCTGGAAAATGCTGACCGACAAGTTAGCCAAAAAAATCCAGCTTGTAGGAGACGACCTCTTTGTCACAAACCCTTCAATCTTTAAAGAAGGCATAGAAAAGGGAATCGCCAACTCAATACTGGTAAAGGTCAATCAGATAGGCTCTCTCACTGAGACTCTTGATGCCGTAGAGATGGCAAAGCGGGCAAAATACACAGCGGTAATTTCCCATCGTTCTGGTGAGACTGAGGACACAACGATAGCGGATATCGCTGTTGCGCTAAACGCAGGACAGATTAAGACCGGCTCTACCTCACGCAGTGACCGTATTGCTAAATACAACAGGCTCTTAAGGATAGAGGAGGAGCTTGGAAGTATGGCAATTTATAAGGGACGCAATACCTACTACAACCTTAAGTAA
- the gcvH gene encoding glycine cleavage system protein GcvH, translating into MNPEDLRYHKKHTWVSLSGKKATIGITDYAQDALGDIVYLDLPEMDTEVEANTEMSEIESTKATSSVIAPLSGTVVSINEELEDAPEVINEDPYGKGWIAVVEMSDESELDDLMDLPEYEKFVEEEEG; encoded by the coding sequence ATGAATCCAGAAGATCTTCGATACCATAAAAAACACACATGGGTGAGTCTTTCGGGTAAGAAAGCAACGATAGGTATAACGGATTATGCGCAGGACGCACTGGGGGATATCGTCTATCTGGATTTGCCGGAGATGGACACAGAGGTGGAGGCTAACACGGAGATGTCTGAGATAGAGTCAACGAAAGCAACCTCGTCGGTAATAGCGCCTTTAAGCGGCACAGTGGTCAGCATAAATGAAGAGCTTGAGGATGCGCCTGAGGTGATTAACGAGGACCCGTACGGTAAGGGCTGGATAGCAGTGGTGGAGATGAGCGATGAGTCGGAGCTGGACGATCTTATGGATCTGCCGGAGTATGAAAAGTTTGTAGAAGAGGAAGAGGGATGA
- the lpdA gene encoding dihydrolipoyl dehydrogenase, protein MKLAILGAGPGGYVAALKAAQLGADVTVIEGKEVGGTCLNEGCIPTKTLIASAEAYSKAKHLSEFGIDVTGDIKPNPSKIIARKNEVISTQVKGIKGLFKSWGVKLKEGRGEFISEKELRISLKGGGEETFTADKFIVATGSRPAEIPIFPFDGKHILNSTDALEISSIPASMIIVGAGVMGCEFACIYQEFGTEVTMVELMPRALTTEDPEISQTIERELKKKKIKLITQVKVEKVSVEANGVKVSLSNGKDLLAEKLLVTIGRSFNTQGMGLDKVSVETGKRAEIKVNRYMETSNPDIYAIGDVTGGMLLAHTASKEGVVAANNIMGHSEEMDYTVVPGGIFTHPEIGSVGLREHQLEERGLKYRVGRFQYRALGKAHAMGEISGLFKVISDEDAKRILGVHIIGQNASDIVHEAAVAMKNGLTVQDLAETIHAHPTLSEGLMEAAEDVLGHAIHMPKK, encoded by the coding sequence ATGAAATTAGCTATATTGGGAGCAGGCCCTGGAGGCTATGTAGCCGCCCTTAAGGCCGCTCAACTGGGGGCCGATGTAACCGTCATTGAGGGAAAAGAAGTTGGAGGCACCTGCTTAAATGAGGGCTGTATTCCCACAAAAACACTCATTGCCTCAGCAGAGGCATACTCAAAGGCAAAACATCTCAGCGAATTCGGGATAGACGTTACCGGAGATATTAAGCCTAATCCATCAAAGATTATAGCCAGAAAAAACGAGGTTATTTCCACTCAGGTCAAGGGTATAAAAGGACTCTTTAAAAGCTGGGGGGTTAAATTAAAAGAGGGACGCGGAGAGTTTATATCAGAAAAGGAGCTGCGAATATCTTTAAAAGGCGGCGGAGAGGAAACCTTTACCGCCGATAAATTCATAGTTGCTACCGGTTCAAGACCGGCTGAGATTCCGATTTTTCCCTTTGATGGTAAACATATACTTAATAGCACTGATGCTCTTGAGATCAGTTCCATACCAGCCTCTATGATAATTGTGGGGGCAGGCGTTATGGGCTGTGAGTTTGCCTGTATATATCAGGAGTTTGGCACAGAGGTAACAATGGTTGAGTTGATGCCGCGAGCGCTTACCACTGAGGACCCTGAGATTTCACAGACTATTGAGAGAGAGTTAAAGAAAAAGAAGATAAAACTCATAACCCAGGTAAAAGTAGAAAAGGTATCGGTAGAAGCAAACGGTGTAAAGGTATCATTGTCAAACGGCAAGGACTTGTTGGCTGAGAAGCTCCTGGTAACTATCGGCAGGTCGTTTAACACCCAGGGTATGGGACTGGATAAGGTGAGTGTGGAGACAGGTAAACGAGCTGAGATAAAAGTAAACAGATATATGGAAACGTCAAATCCGGACATATACGCAATAGGAGATGTAACGGGTGGTATGTTATTAGCCCATACGGCTTCAAAAGAGGGCGTTGTTGCGGCAAATAACATAATGGGACACTCTGAAGAGATGGACTATACGGTTGTGCCTGGAGGGATTTTTACCCATCCTGAGATAGGCTCAGTAGGACTTAGGGAGCATCAACTTGAGGAGCGGGGGTTAAAGTACCGTGTTGGCAGGTTTCAGTACCGCGCCCTTGGCAAAGCCCACGCTATGGGAGAAATATCCGGGCTTTTTAAGGTCATCTCAGATGAGGACGCAAAACGTATACTAGGTGTACACATAATAGGGCAAAACGCCTCCGATATAGTTCATGAGGCGGCAGTAGCCATGAAAAACGGATTGACGGTGCAGGATTTGGCAGAAACCATTCATGCCCATCCGACTCTTTCCGAAGGGCTAATGGAGGCAGCAGAGGATGTTTTAGGCCATGCCATCCATATGCCTAAAAAATAG
- a CDS encoding septum formation initiator family protein, translating into MSKRNLLRTQIVKERKNRSRIFVFLFTIAFLLIMFDLVFDDMGVLRYMKLKSEEKVLESSISDMEKSIVKLKEDIGVIRSDPFYIEKQAREDLGLAKPDEYIFKYENTEASNKEAKGKIKKQGK; encoded by the coding sequence TTGAGCAAAAGAAATCTTCTTAGGACGCAGATTGTAAAAGAGCGTAAGAATCGAAGCCGTATATTTGTATTTTTGTTTACGATAGCCTTTTTGCTGATAATGTTTGATTTAGTCTTTGACGATATGGGAGTGTTGCGGTACATGAAACTCAAAAGTGAAGAGAAGGTGCTTGAAAGCAGCATATCGGACATGGAAAAGAGTATCGTCAAACTAAAAGAGGACATAGGAGTAATTAGAAGCGATCCGTTTTACATAGAGAAACAGGCACGTGAAGACCTTGGGCTTGCCAAACCGGATGAGTATATCTTTAAGTACGAAAACACAGAGGCATCCAATAAAGAGGCTAAAGGGAAAATTAAAAAACAGGGGAAATGA
- a CDS encoding nitrous oxide reductase accessory protein NosL, translating into MKIMSLLLTVCLLLTAATAIAAADSGKCAFCGMELDARSRMQITYTDGTKVDFCCINCVANYMKAHPDAKIESVRAADYVTKELIDAKGAFWIVGGAKGGVMSSVAKWAFANKEDAVKYTQANGGNITSFDDAIDTAQHEAANAPHGGHDMMHMDMGAGAQLVYNPAFGDDVYHTHPAGMWMVNYKFMHMDMRGLRDGTSNVSQTDVGYNRRTPYRYMMIPTDMTMDMQMLMVMYGITDRLTVMAMANYQSTKMGMLMDMGPMSRRGITPEAPMVTSGFGDMELRGMYKLNKYLTGSLGVALPTGDINQEIAMMGTTYRAPYDMQLGDGTFDLKPALTLSVTTDDGNWNYGGQTMFTWHTGRNSNGWSYGDNFKAMTWIQRAMGPAAAWLRLTYNDTGAIKGEDTEIARINTGAPMPDSVTSNYGGQRLDGILGFSFTKGPFSVGVEGGMPLYQDLNGLQMKTTWFMTAGVQVMF; encoded by the coding sequence ATGAAAATTATGTCATTACTTCTTACTGTTTGTCTGTTACTTACTGCTGCGACAGCTATTGCTGCCGCAGATTCTGGGAAATGCGCCTTTTGTGGTATGGAGCTTGACGCTCGCAGCCGTATGCAGATTACTTACACTGACGGCACAAAAGTGGACTTTTGCTGTATAAATTGTGTTGCAAATTATATGAAAGCACATCCGGATGCTAAAATTGAATCTGTCAGGGCAGCCGATTATGTTACAAAGGAACTTATTGATGCTAAAGGTGCGTTTTGGATTGTTGGGGGAGCTAAGGGGGGCGTAATGAGCTCTGTGGCAAAATGGGCTTTTGCTAATAAAGAGGATGCTGTAAAATATACTCAGGCAAACGGCGGGAATATAACATCTTTTGATGATGCAATAGATACAGCACAGCATGAGGCAGCTAATGCCCCTCATGGCGGCCACGACATGATGCATATGGATATGGGAGCAGGTGCACAACTTGTATATAACCCTGCATTTGGCGACGATGTCTATCACACCCATCCAGCTGGCATGTGGATGGTTAACTATAAGTTTATGCACATGGACATGAGGGGCCTTAGGGACGGCACCTCTAACGTCAGTCAGACAGATGTTGGGTACAATCGAAGAACTCCGTACAGATATATGATGATTCCCACCGATATGACTATGGACATGCAGATGTTGATGGTGATGTATGGAATTACAGACAGACTGACTGTGATGGCAATGGCAAACTATCAATCAACCAAAATGGGTATGCTTATGGATATGGGGCCTATGTCCAGAAGAGGGATAACACCCGAGGCTCCAATGGTAACAAGCGGATTTGGGGATATGGAGTTGCGCGGCATGTACAAGCTTAATAAATATCTGACTGGAAGCCTTGGTGTTGCCCTTCCCACTGGTGACATTAATCAGGAAATTGCAATGATGGGAACCACCTATCGGGCCCCTTACGACATGCAGTTAGGGGATGGTACGTTTGACCTTAAGCCTGCCCTTACACTATCTGTGACAACTGACGATGGGAACTGGAACTACGGCGGACAGACCATGTTTACGTGGCATACTGGCAGGAACTCTAACGGGTGGAGTTATGGGGACAACTTTAAGGCAATGACATGGATTCAGCGTGCCATGGGGCCAGCTGCCGCATGGCTTCGTCTGACCTACAATGACACAGGCGCAATCAAAGGAGAGGACACTGAAATTGCCAGGATAAACACAGGCGCTCCAATGCCTGATTCGGTAACATCCAATTACGGAGGACAGCGATTGGATGGCATATTGGGTTTCAGTTTCACTAAGGGGCCCTTCAGTGTTGGAGTGGAGGGCGGTATGCCACTGTATCAGGATCTAAACGGCCTGCAGATGAAAACCACATGGTTTATGACAGCAGGCGTTCAGGTAATGTTTTAA